One Rosettibacter firmus genomic window carries:
- the pelA gene encoding pectate lyase, with translation MKKLICLLFIYSNLLFAQTNYPDVSGFQNSAHHWYDIYSDENVINPRPGHPRYKPENVKEIADNILLYQKENGGWPKNYDMLAILTEEQKDSLRKAKNQLNTTFDNWTTHTQIEYLAQAYLLIGDDRYKEACLKGIDFILSAQYPNGGWPQFYPDTSGYRKYITFNDGVMSGIMKVLYNIVMNKPQYAFVDSVRKEKVKKAFEKGLDCILKTQINDNGKLTAWPQQADNVGLFPQWARNFEPPSICNAESAEVVLFLMSIENPSKEIINAVQSAVKWFDESKINGIRIVEKKIEPKKYYYSTFDYDRIVINDSTAPPIWTRYYELKTHRPLFCNRDRKVVYSLAEVEHERRAGYTWYTYAPQEVLNKYPEWQKKYAPNENVLNKK, from the coding sequence ATGAAAAAATTAATTTGTCTTTTATTCATTTATTCCAACTTATTATTTGCACAAACAAATTATCCTGATGTTTCTGGATTTCAAAATAGTGCACATCACTGGTACGATATTTATTCTGACGAAAATGTAATTAATCCTCGTCCTGGTCATCCTCGATATAAACCTGAAAATGTAAAAGAAATTGCAGATAATATTTTGCTTTATCAAAAAGAAAATGGTGGCTGGCCTAAAAATTATGATATGCTTGCAATATTAACTGAAGAGCAAAAAGATTCTTTAAGAAAAGCAAAGAATCAATTGAATACTACATTCGATAACTGGACTACACATACACAGATTGAATATTTAGCTCAAGCCTATCTTTTAATTGGTGATGATAGATATAAAGAAGCTTGTCTTAAAGGAATTGATTTCATCCTTTCTGCACAATATCCAAATGGTGGATGGCCACAGTTTTATCCAGATACAAGTGGATATAGAAAATATATTACTTTTAATGATGGTGTAATGAGTGGAATAATGAAAGTACTTTATAATATTGTAATGAATAAACCACAATATGCTTTTGTAGATTCTGTAAGAAAAGAAAAAGTAAAAAAAGCTTTTGAAAAAGGTCTCGATTGTATTTTAAAAACTCAGATTAATGATAATGGAAAACTTACTGCGTGGCCACAACAAGCTGATAATGTAGGCTTATTTCCGCAGTGGGCAAGAAATTTTGAACCTCCCTCAATCTGTAATGCAGAAAGTGCAGAAGTGGTCTTATTTTTAATGAGTATCGAGAATCCTTCGAAAGAAATTATTAATGCAGTTCAAAGTGCTGTTAAATGGTTTGATGAATCTAAAATTAATGGGATAAGAATTGTTGAAAAAAAGATTGAACCAAAAAAATACTATTATAGTACTTTTGATTATGATCGCATTGTGATTAACGATTCTACAGCTCCACCAATCTGGACAAGATATTATGAATTAAAAACGCATCGCCCTTTGTTTTGCAATCGTGATAGAAAAGTTGTTTACTCGTTAGCAGAAGTTGAACATGAACGAAGAGCAGGCTACACATGGTATACATATGCACCTCAAGAAGTATTGAATAAATATCCTGAATGGCAAAAAAAATATGCACCTAATGAAAATGTTCTAAATAAAAAATGA
- a CDS encoding SGNH/GDSL hydrolase family protein, with protein MKTKFILLLLSIITLSGFMLINQKSKYRILCFGDSITYGAGVEGNGWVEQIANKYDNLIMINEGRKGRKTADKEELLPILEKHKDVDLILILLGVNDLKNGNDSLVNSCVLNMKWMITQIKNKLPDTKILLLSPCSISLETMTDLNKQKKYNENTYQSLIKLEKEYEKLANEENIYFMSLFNVVSLKNFYDGVHPDLAGHKEIAEKVSEKISSILELKID; from the coding sequence ATGAAAACAAAATTTATTTTGTTATTACTGTCAATTATTACATTGAGTGGATTTATGTTAATTAATCAAAAATCAAAATACAGGATTTTATGCTTTGGAGATTCTATCACTTATGGTGCAGGTGTAGAAGGGAATGGATGGGTTGAGCAAATAGCTAATAAATATGATAATCTTATTATGATAAATGAAGGCAGGAAAGGAAGAAAGACAGCAGATAAAGAAGAATTACTTCCTATTTTAGAAAAACATAAAGATGTTGATTTAATTTTAATTTTACTTGGAGTGAATGATTTAAAAAATGGTAATGACAGTCTTGTTAATTCCTGTGTATTAAATATGAAATGGATGATCACACAGATTAAAAATAAGCTTCCAGATACAAAAATTTTATTGCTCTCCCCCTGCAGTATTAGCTTGGAAACCATGACTGATTTAAATAAACAAAAGAAATATAATGAGAACACATATCAATCATTAATCAAACTCGAAAAAGAGTATGAAAAATTAGCTAACGAAGAGAATATCTATTTTATGAGTTTATTTAATGTTGTATCATTAAAAAATTTTTATGATGGAGTTCATCCAGATTTAGCTGGTCATAAAGAAATAGCAGAAAAAGTTTCTGAGAAAATTAGTTCCATTTTAGAATTAAAAATTGATTAG
- the gatA gene encoding Asp-tRNA(Asn)/Glu-tRNA(Gln) amidotransferase subunit GatA, which yields MKEYKNHFEKLSQIREGKLSLIENVNYFLKRIEENSKLNCYNFVFNDCIQQAELIENKIKNGNAGKLAGMVIAIKDVLALKNKPMTCSSNILRNFISIYTATAVQKLIDEDAIIIGKTNCDEFAMGSSNENSAFGPVLNPHDNSRVSGGSSGGSAVAVAADLCDVSLGTDTGGSIRQPAAFCGILGLKPTYGRVSRYGLTAFASSFDTIGPFAKSIEDIALVLEVISGKDEKDSTSYDLPVPDFSKNLFTDKKFKIGIPNEYFGEGLDNEIKNAIEEQIEKLKSNGHQIFQISLPHTEYAIATYYILTTAEASSNLSRYEGAHYGFRAEQSSNLIEMYTESRSQGFGKEVKRRIMLGTYVLSAGYYDAYYRKAQKVRRLLKNDFIEAFKSVDIILTPTTPTVAFKIGEKSSDPLEMYLSDIYTTSANLAGIPGINIPIAKNKDGLPIGMQLMANQFEELKLLQLTKLIMNYN from the coding sequence TTGAAAGAATATAAAAATCATTTTGAAAAATTATCTCAAATTAGAGAAGGTAAATTATCTCTTATTGAAAATGTTAACTATTTCTTAAAAAGAATTGAAGAAAATTCAAAACTCAATTGCTATAATTTTGTATTTAATGATTGCATCCAGCAAGCTGAATTAATAGAAAATAAAATTAAAAATGGAAATGCTGGAAAACTTGCTGGAATGGTTATAGCAATTAAAGATGTTCTTGCTCTAAAAAATAAACCAATGACCTGTTCATCTAATATTTTAAGGAACTTCATTTCAATTTATACTGCAACAGCTGTTCAAAAATTAATCGACGAAGATGCCATTATTATTGGCAAAACTAATTGTGATGAGTTTGCAATGGGTTCATCGAACGAAAATTCTGCATTTGGTCCTGTATTAAATCCACATGATAATTCACGTGTTTCTGGAGGATCAAGTGGAGGTTCGGCTGTTGCAGTTGCAGCCGATTTATGCGATGTTTCACTTGGTACCGATACAGGTGGTTCAATACGTCAACCTGCAGCTTTTTGTGGTATTCTTGGTCTAAAACCAACTTATGGTAGAGTATCAAGATATGGATTAACTGCTTTTGCATCTTCGTTCGATACAATTGGTCCCTTTGCAAAATCTATTGAAGATATCGCTCTTGTATTGGAAGTAATTTCTGGAAAAGATGAAAAAGATTCTACAAGTTATGATTTACCTGTACCCGATTTCTCTAAAAACCTTTTTACAGATAAAAAATTTAAGATTGGAATTCCCAATGAATATTTTGGGGAAGGTCTCGATAACGAAATTAAAAATGCAATTGAAGAACAAATTGAAAAATTAAAATCGAATGGTCATCAAATTTTTCAAATATCTCTTCCCCATACTGAATATGCTATTGCTACATACTACATATTAACAACAGCGGAGGCTTCATCAAATTTATCACGCTACGAAGGTGCTCATTATGGATTTAGAGCTGAACAATCAAGTAATTTAATTGAGATGTATACAGAATCTCGAAGTCAGGGATTTGGCAAAGAAGTGAAAAGAAGAATTATGCTGGGAACATACGTTCTTTCTGCTGGATATTACGATGCTTATTATCGAAAAGCTCAAAAAGTTAGAAGATTATTAAAGAATGATTTCATTGAAGCTTTTAAATCAGTCGATATAATTCTTACACCAACAACTCCAACAGTAGCTTTTAAGATTGGAGAAAAATCATCTGATCCACTTGAAATGTATTTGAGTGATATATATACAACTTCTGCAAATCTTGCTGGTATTCCTGGTATAAACATTCCTATTGCTAAAAATAAAGACGGATTACCAATAGGAATGCAACTAATGGCAAATCAATTTGAAGAACTGAAACTACTCCAGTTAACAAAATTAATCATGAACTATAACTAA
- the tatA gene encoding twin-arginine translocase TatA/TatE family subunit → MFGNLGASEILIIVLVVLLLFGAKKIPELAQGIGKGMREFKKALREVEDDIKSIDNIEDKDNKGDKS, encoded by the coding sequence ATGTTTGGTAATTTAGGAGCTTCTGAGATATTGATAATTGTTCTTGTTGTTCTTTTACTTTTCGGTGCCAAGAAAATACCAGAATTAGCACAAGGAATTGGCAAAGGAATGCGTGAATTCAAAAAAGCACTTCGTGAAGTCGAAGATGATATCAAATCAATAGATAACATTGAAGACAAAGATAATAAGGGTGATAAATCTTGA
- the purQ gene encoding phosphoribosylformylglycinamidine synthase subunit PurQ: MKPKFGVIIFPGANCDHDAYYATKKVLGYNAEFIWHKERDLKDCDVIILPGGFSYGDYLRTGAIAKFSPVMEEVIKFANNGGIVLGICNGFQILLETGLLPGAMQKNRSLKFICKDVYLKVENKNTIFTSSIKQDVIKIPIAHGEGNYYADDETIKSLEENNQIVFKYSSKEGKVSSEFNPNGSIKNIAGIINKNGNVLGMMPHPERACDPILKRTDGSLIFKSIAENIFVNQK; encoded by the coding sequence ATGAAACCTAAATTTGGTGTTATAATATTCCCCGGTGCTAATTGCGATCACGATGCCTATTATGCAACTAAAAAAGTATTAGGCTACAATGCAGAATTTATATGGCATAAAGAAAGAGATCTCAAAGATTGCGATGTGATAATTTTACCCGGAGGATTTTCTTATGGAGATTATTTAAGAACAGGAGCTATTGCAAAATTTTCTCCTGTTATGGAAGAAGTAATAAAATTTGCAAACAATGGAGGTATTGTTTTAGGAATTTGTAATGGATTTCAAATTCTGCTTGAAACGGGATTACTACCTGGAGCCATGCAAAAAAATCGCTCACTTAAATTCATTTGTAAAGATGTTTATTTAAAAGTTGAAAACAAGAATACAATATTTACAAGCTCGATTAAACAGGATGTAATTAAAATTCCAATAGCACATGGCGAAGGTAACTATTATGCCGATGATGAAACTATTAAATCTCTTGAAGAAAATAATCAAATTGTATTTAAATATTCTTCAAAAGAAGGGAAAGTCTCCAGTGAGTTTAATCCAAACGGTTCAATTAAGAACATAGCCGGAATAATAAACAAAAATGGGAATGTACTTGGAATGATGCCGCATCCCGAACGAGCTTGCGACCCTATTCTCAAAAGAACTGATGGTTCTTTAATCTTTAAATCTATAGCTGAAAATATTTTTGTGAATCAAAAGTAA
- the purS gene encoding phosphoribosylformylglycinamidine synthase subunit PurS, whose translation MFKAVVIVKRRPTILDPEGKAVEQGAKLLGFNNVKNTRIGKYIEFFVDTNDREAAEKEVLEYSQKLLSNPIMEDFEYTIEEVK comes from the coding sequence TTGTTTAAAGCAGTTGTAATTGTTAAACGAAGACCAACTATTCTTGACCCTGAAGGGAAAGCAGTTGAACAAGGTGCAAAATTACTTGGCTTTAATAATGTTAAAAATACAAGAATTGGTAAGTATATAGAATTTTTTGTTGATACAAACGACAGAGAAGCTGCTGAAAAAGAAGTACTTGAATATAGCCAGAAATTATTATCTAACCCAATAATGGAAGATTTCGAATATACAATTGAAGAAGTAAAATGA
- the pssA gene encoding CDP-diacylglycerol--serine O-phosphatidyltransferase, translating into MNKLLTKSIIANFITSLNIFCGFISIIYTSQENYKLAAIFIITAAIFDTIDGLIARLLDTSSRFGVELDSLSDIVSFGAAPSFLVYKAYAFQFDFVGIILSSFLLIAGAMRLARFNILIEDLKTKSDFTGLPIPLAALTISTLIYSYYIDNEVIKPYSYIIFPLIIILSLLMVSKIKYRALPKLSNKKFIEKLLISLILILILFSAILTNGKFLFFVFLTIVLFGIFNHLYLLLNKIRN; encoded by the coding sequence ATGAATAAATTACTTACAAAATCAATTATTGCAAATTTCATCACTTCTTTAAATATTTTTTGCGGATTCATCTCTATTATTTACACTTCTCAAGAAAATTATAAATTAGCTGCTATATTTATAATAACAGCTGCTATTTTCGACACAATTGATGGTTTAATAGCAAGACTGCTCGATACCTCAAGTAGATTTGGTGTCGAACTCGATTCTCTTTCTGATATTGTAAGTTTTGGTGCTGCTCCTTCTTTCCTTGTTTATAAGGCTTATGCTTTTCAATTCGATTTTGTTGGAATTATTCTAAGTTCATTTTTATTAATTGCTGGTGCAATGCGACTTGCAAGATTTAATATATTAATCGAAGATTTAAAAACAAAAAGTGACTTCACTGGACTCCCAATTCCTCTTGCAGCATTAACTATCTCTACTTTAATTTATTCTTACTATATAGATAACGAAGTGATTAAACCTTATAGCTATATAATTTTTCCACTTATAATAATTTTATCTTTATTAATGGTAAGCAAAATTAAATATAGAGCTTTACCTAAATTGAGTAATAAAAAATTTATTGAAAAATTATTAATCTCTCTTATTCTAATTTTAATTTTATTTTCTGCTATACTTACTAATGGTAAATTTCTTTTCTTTGTCTTTTTAACAATTGTTCTATTTGGTATTTTTAATCATCTTTATTTATTATTAAATAAAATTAGAAACTAA
- a CDS encoding phosphatidylserine decarboxylase family protein: MITKYGINTFVILASISLVIIIASFFINNNYIKFTLLIVGILFLLFNINFFRDPERNTPAQENIIVSSADGKIISIREVFEKRFLNDNAIQVSIFMSPLDVHVNRIPISGTIDYLNYVKGNYLVAFHDKADLRNERTEIGITSKYGKVLFTQIAGYIARRIVFNIRPGDTVKAGERFGMIKFGSRSDIIVPKKWILKVKVGDRVKAGETIIFEYPNE; this comes from the coding sequence ATGATTACTAAGTATGGCATCAATACTTTTGTTATTCTTGCTTCAATTTCTCTGGTAATTATTATTGCCTCTTTTTTTATTAACAATAATTATATAAAATTCACACTACTTATTGTTGGAATTTTATTCTTACTATTTAATATAAATTTTTTTAGAGATCCTGAAAGGAATACACCAGCTCAGGAAAATATTATTGTTTCTTCTGCTGATGGTAAAATTATTAGTATTAGAGAAGTTTTTGAAAAAAGATTTTTAAATGATAATGCTATTCAAGTATCAATTTTTATGTCGCCATTAGATGTTCACGTAAATAGAATTCCAATAAGTGGTACAATTGATTATTTAAATTATGTCAAAGGTAATTACTTAGTAGCATTCCACGATAAAGCAGATTTAAGAAACGAAAGAACTGAAATTGGTATTACAAGCAAATATGGCAAAGTTTTATTTACTCAAATTGCAGGATATATTGCTCGAAGAATTGTATTCAATATAAGACCGGGAGATACAGTAAAAGCAGGTGAAAGATTTGGGATGATTAAATTTGGAAGCCGTTCTGATATAATTGTTCCGAAGAAATGGATTCTAAAAGTAAAAGTTGGTGATAGAGTCAAAGCAGGCGAAACAATTATTTTCGAGTATCCTAATGAATAA
- a CDS encoding YbaB/EbfC family nucleoid-associated protein translates to MNFNMQSMLKQIQKMQEEMAKVQAELENKTVTEESGGGMVKVVANGKKEIISITIDEEILKSGDKEMLEDLIVAAVNKALQSAGKLAEEEIGNITKGILPPGFNIPGL, encoded by the coding sequence ATGAATTTTAATATGCAGAGTATGTTAAAGCAAATTCAGAAGATGCAGGAAGAAATGGCTAAAGTTCAAGCTGAACTTGAGAATAAAACTGTTACTGAAGAAAGTGGTGGGGGAATGGTAAAAGTTGTAGCCAATGGTAAAAAAGAAATTATATCTATTACTATAGATGAAGAGATTCTTAAAAGTGGCGATAAAGAAATGCTTGAGGATTTAATTGTTGCTGCTGTTAATAAAGCTTTGCAATCTGCTGGTAAATTAGCTGAAGAAGAAATTGGAAATATTACAAAAGGAATATTACCACCAGGTTTTAATATCCCCGGATTATAA
- the recR gene encoding recombination mediator RecR, which translates to MLIAEPLQRAIEELSKLPSIGKKTAQRLALHILKSDESSVNALIQSLSDLKTKIRFCEECFNISVAEKCDICLSPKRDHSIICVVEEASDIIAIEKTNEYNGLYHVLGGVLNPLANVTEEQLHIKELISRVEKGGIQEVILALNPDTEGDTTSLYLIKLLKEYPIKISRIARGLPIGGDLEFADPATIGRAFIGRITL; encoded by the coding sequence TTGTTAATAGCTGAACCTTTACAAAGAGCAATAGAAGAACTGAGCAAACTCCCTTCAATTGGTAAAAAAACTGCTCAGAGATTAGCTCTTCATATTTTGAAGAGTGATGAAAGTAGTGTAAATGCACTTATTCAATCATTATCCGATTTGAAAACAAAAATTCGTTTCTGTGAAGAATGTTTTAATATCTCAGTAGCTGAAAAATGTGATATATGTCTAAGTCCAAAACGAGATCACTCAATTATATGTGTAGTTGAAGAAGCAAGTGATATTATAGCAATAGAAAAAACCAATGAGTATAATGGATTATATCACGTGTTAGGAGGTGTACTTAATCCCCTTGCAAATGTAACTGAAGAACAACTTCATATTAAAGAATTAATTTCCAGAGTTGAAAAGGGAGGCATTCAAGAAGTAATACTTGCCTTAAATCCTGATACTGAAGGAGACACAACTTCACTTTATTTAATTAAGTTATTAAAAGAATATCCAATCAAAATTTCACGAATAGCTCGAGGTTTACCAATCGGTGGTGATCTTGAATTTGCTGATCCAGCAACAATAGGCAGAGCATTTATTGGAAGAATTACATTGTGA
- a CDS encoding class I SAM-dependent methyltransferase — protein MKSWYKEWFESQDYLKVYNHRDFEEAQKFSDLILSVTNIKKGSRILDAACGSGRHAIYFALKGYDVYGFDLSRNLLNIAKENSMLFNTKLNLILADIRKICFNSNFDLILNLFTSFGYFETDEENFSFIRRAYNFLNKNGYYVIDYFNKTYLENNLVPQSEKMIDDTKIIEKRKIVEDRVIKEIIIKSNESEKRYFESVKLYEPERIINEFKTTGYRLFKMWGDYDGHDFSKNVSPRIILFFQK, from the coding sequence ATGAAAAGCTGGTATAAAGAATGGTTTGAATCACAGGATTATCTTAAAGTTTATAACCATCGTGATTTTGAAGAAGCTCAAAAGTTCTCCGATCTAATTCTGTCCGTAACAAATATTAAAAAAGGTTCAAGAATACTTGATGCAGCATGTGGTTCTGGTAGACATGCAATTTATTTTGCACTCAAAGGTTATGATGTGTATGGATTTGATTTGAGTAGAAATTTATTGAATATAGCAAAAGAAAATTCGATGCTTTTTAATACAAAATTAAATTTGATTTTAGCTGATATAAGAAAAATTTGTTTTAATAGTAATTTCGATTTAATTCTTAATTTATTTACAAGTTTTGGCTACTTTGAAACTGATGAAGAAAATTTTAGTTTTATAAGAAGAGCTTATAATTTTTTAAATAAAAATGGTTATTATGTAATTGATTATTTTAATAAAACATATCTGGAAAATAATTTAGTACCACAATCAGAAAAAATGATTGATGATACAAAGATTATAGAAAAAAGAAAAATTGTAGAAGATAGAGTAATAAAAGAGATAATTATTAAAAGCAATGAATCTGAGAAAAGATATTTTGAATCTGTCAAATTATATGAACCTGAGAGGATTATTAATGAATTTAAAACTACTGGTTATAGATTATTTAAAATGTGGGGAGATTATGACGGTCATGATTTTAGTAAAAATGTTTCTCCAAGGATAATTTTATTTTTTCAAAAATGA
- a CDS encoding cell division protein FtsX: MITFYFKEAFRILKRSPFASIVIISITTIAILMTSFSIIVLQLSNILSQKIKKSIEITAFLNNTIDSSRISAIQNELLAQPNIMTVKFISKEDAIQEFIKDTGEDFRDVLTENPLPPSFIIKFKPEKISYENINYEINRIRSIAGVSEVIYDYDFIVKILRYLKSGQILVYIFSILLILLSIYLVYTHSRIQIEANKNLYQTMKLVGAKLSTIKIPIVLNGVIIGLISSILCIGINYIIQILLISLINNIKFDLVIKGAYLISFSGGIILGILGSYLSFKTINFFN; this comes from the coding sequence ATGATTACTTTTTATTTCAAAGAAGCATTCAGGATATTGAAACGTTCACCATTTGCATCAATTGTAATAATTTCTATTACTACAATAGCAATTTTAATGACAAGTTTTTCTATAATAGTTCTGCAATTATCCAATATATTATCACAAAAAATTAAAAAGAGTATTGAAATTACTGCTTTCCTGAACAATACAATTGATTCTTCTCGAATAAGTGCAATTCAAAATGAATTATTAGCACAACCGAATATTATGACTGTTAAGTTTATTAGCAAAGAAGATGCAATTCAAGAATTTATTAAAGATACAGGTGAAGATTTTAGAGATGTTCTAACAGAAAATCCTTTACCACCATCATTTATAATAAAATTTAAACCAGAAAAAATATCCTATGAGAACATTAACTACGAGATAAACAGAATTAGAAGCATTGCTGGAGTTTCAGAAGTAATTTATGATTATGATTTTATAGTAAAAATTTTGAGATACCTGAAATCAGGTCAAATTCTGGTATATATATTTTCGATATTACTAATTTTACTTTCTATTTATTTAGTTTACACGCATAGCAGAATTCAAATAGAAGCAAATAAAAATCTGTATCAAACAATGAAATTAGTTGGAGCTAAACTTTCTACAATAAAAATTCCAATTGTTCTAAATGGAGTAATAATAGGTTTAATTTCAAGTATATTGTGCATTGGAATAAATTATATTATACAAATATTATTGATTAGTTTAATTAATAATATTAAATTTGATTTGGTAATTAAGGGCGCTTATTTGATTTCTTTTTCAGGCGGGATAATATTAGGAATATTAGGTAGTTATTTATCATTTAAAACAATTAATTTCTTTAACTGA
- a CDS encoding SLBB domain-containing protein → MSRNKFLILFFYFLLFTVVLGQVKDYELGASVLPNRYTQQSGFFDFSDPESVNIKVSVWGFVRYPGKYVVPIYTTVIDLLSYAGGPTDAAHLDDLRIYRVNEDSTQVLIKVDYNDIMYENKLTKAYKKPPSLEAGDILVVPGSPRLYARDKVSIWVSIMSALISLSILILNITRN, encoded by the coding sequence ATGAGCAGAAACAAATTTCTAATTCTCTTTTTTTACTTCCTTTTATTTACTGTGGTTTTAGGACAGGTTAAAGATTATGAACTTGGAGCTTCAGTTTTACCGAATAGATATACTCAACAATCAGGTTTTTTTGATTTTTCTGATCCAGAATCTGTAAATATTAAAGTTTCTGTATGGGGCTTTGTTAGATATCCAGGGAAATATGTAGTGCCAATTTATACAACTGTTATTGATTTATTATCTTATGCTGGTGGTCCCACAGATGCTGCACATCTTGATGATTTAAGAATATATCGTGTTAATGAAGATTCAACACAAGTACTAATAAAAGTTGATTATAACGATATCATGTATGAGAATAAATTAACTAAAGCTTATAAAAAACCACCAAGTCTTGAAGCAGGAGATATTCTGGTTGTTCCAGGTTCACCACGCTTGTATGCACGTGATAAAGTTAGCATCTGGGTTTCTATAATGAGTGCTTTAATTTCTTTATCAATTCTTATACTTAACATTACAAGAAATTAG